One Desmodus rotundus isolate HL8 chromosome 4, HLdesRot8A.1, whole genome shotgun sequence DNA segment encodes these proteins:
- the LNX1 gene encoding E3 ubiquitin-protein ligase LNX isoform X2: protein MKALLLLVLPWLSPANYIDNVGSLHFLCSELCKGASHYGLTKDRKRRPQDGCPDSCASLPATPLFPEVSAAATIALMTDEPGLDNPAYMSTAEDGQPAHSPSDFGRSNRTRARPFERSSVRSRSFKKINRALSVLRRTKSGTAVANQADQGRGNSENTTSPEVFPRLYHLIPDGEITSIKINRVDPSESLSIRLVGGSETPLVHIIIQHIYHDGVIARDGRLLPGDIILKVNGMDISNVPHNYALRLLRRPCRVLWLTVLREQKLRSRNNGQALDTCGPRDDSFHVILNKSSPEEQLGIKLVRKVDEPGVFIFNVLDGGVADRHGQLEENDRVLAINGHDLRYGSPESAAHLIQASERRIHLIVSRQARQQGPDIFQEASWSSNGGQSPGPEDRSDTPKPLHPAVTCHEKVVTVRKDPSESLGMTVAGGASHREWDLPIYVISVEPGGVISRDGRIKTGDILLNVNGVELTEVSRSKAVALLKSTSSSVVLKVLEVKQCEPQEDCSSPAALDSDHSTAPAGDWSPSWVMWLELPGYLYNCKDVILRRNTAGSLGFCIVGGYEEYNGNKPFFIKSIVEGTPAYNDGRIRCGDILLAVNGRSTSGMMHACLARMLKELKGKITLTIVSWPGTFL from the exons CTGTAAAGGTGCCTCGCACTATGGCCTGACCAAAGACAGGAAGAGGCGTCCTCAAGACGGCTGTCCAGACAGCTGTGCAAGCCTCCCAGCTACACCGCTCTTCCCAGAGGTTTCTGCAGCTGCCACCATCGCCTTAATGACCGACGAGCCTGGCCTGGACAACCCTGCCTACATGTCCACGGCAGAGGATGGTCAGCCAGCACACAGTCCATCGGACTTCGGCCGGAGCAACCGAACCAGGG caCGGCCCTTTGAGCGATCCTCTGTTAGAAGCAGATCGTTTAAAAAGATAAATCGAGCTTTGAGTGTTCTTCGAAGGACAAAGAGTGGAACTGCAGTTGCCAACCAAGCTGACCAGGGCCGAGGAAATTCTGAAAACACCACTTCCCCTGAAG TCTTTCCGAGGTTGTATCACCTGATTCCAGATGGTGAAATTACCAGCATCAAGATTAACCGAGTGGATCCCAGTGAAAGCCTCTCCATTAGGCTTGTGGGAGGTAGCGAGACCCCACTGGTTCACATCATCATCCAACACATCTATCATGATGGAGTGATTGCCAGAGATGGCCGGCTACTGCCAGGGGACATCATATTAAAG GTTAATGGGATGGACATCAGCAACGTACCTCACAACTACGCCCTGCGCCTCCTGCGGCGGCCCTGCCGGGTGCTGTGGCTGACTGTGCTGCGTGAGCAGAAGCTCCGAAGCAGGAACAATGGACAGGCGCTAGACACCTGTGGACCCCGGGATGACAGTTTCCATGTGATTCTCAACAAAAGCAGCCCCGAGGAGCAGCTTGGGATAAAACTGGTGCGCAAGGTGGACGAACCTGGGGTGTTCATTTTCAATGTGTTGGATGGTGGTGTGGCGGACCGACACGGTCAGCTGGAGGAGAACGATCGTGTGTTAGCCATCAACGGACATGACCTTAGATACGGCAGCCCAGAAAGCGCAGCTCATCTGATCCAG GCCAGCGAGCGGCGCATTCACCTCATCGTGTCCCGCCAGGCTCGTCAGCAGGGCCCTGACATCTTTCAGGAAGCCAGCTGGAGCAGCAATGGCGGCCAGTCCCCAGGGCCGGAGGACAGGAGCGACACTCCCAAG CCCCTCCATCCTGCGGTAACTTGTCACGAGAAGGTGGTTACTGTCCGGAAAGACCCCAGTGAATCTCTTGGCATGACCGTTGCAGGGGGAGCATCCCACAGGGAGTGGGACTTGCCTATCTATGTCATCAGTGTTGAGCCCGGAGGAGTCATAAGCAGAGATGGAAGAATAAAAACAG GTGACATTTTATTGAATGTGAATGGAGTGGAACTAACAGAGGTCAGCCGGAGCAAGGCTGTTGCATTATTGAAAAGCACATCCTCCTCAGTGGTTCTTAAAGTCTTGGAAGTCAAACAGTGTGAGCCCCAGGAAGACTgcagcagcccagcagccctggaCTCCGACCACAGCACGGCCCCAGCTGGTGACTGGTCCCCGTCCTGGGTCATGTGGCTGGAATTACCAGG GTACCTATATAACTGTAAAGATGTTATACTACGAAGAAACACAGCTGGAAGTCTGGGCTTCTGTATTGTAGGAGGCTATGAAGAATACAATGGGAACAAACCTTTTTTTATCAAATCCATTGTTGAAGGAACACCAGCATACAATGATGGAAGAATTAG ATGTGGTGACATTCTTCTGGCTGTGAACGGCAGGAGCACATCCGGAATGATGCACGCCTGCTTGGCAAGGATGCTGAAAGAACTTAAAGGGAAGATCACTCTGACTATTGTTTCTTGGCCTGGCACTTTTTTATAG